One part of the Sciurus carolinensis chromosome 4, mSciCar1.2, whole genome shotgun sequence genome encodes these proteins:
- the LOC124982981 gene encoding uncharacterized protein LOC124982981: protein MLLPLLGACAVVGPFQGPEWEPVRGLISQDCSCRDPRCCGNLLVLCLFLIWQVRHYWHQFTRTRLGERNVIKVPLQKWVMPSMRCETFFRLAPEFFSPGDFRGLDAYVQQWVQKQRWGCRRNLLESWTQYLFSSRHLFQDPSWGIHTSPEPIFCTSSFSSTCPLSQDSSWEAWHVPWCLRGSQTHSALDTCQRIERQLVHSQENLIHMEENQEELRCKIDAETQTPGWGYQDKSGSKDALEIQTFERKNKKEPGEEEEGQIQAHGLGKQGQTGDENAEETRSPQHGRGDTGAENEAEEERNKDQVGNKGAVQTPTSGRENLEDVKQENRAETQALGWGKEECSRSENITETQALVGEKQGQGGGENARATQASRGEKQELLIHVMQARQGNQGLARGEESVQPRVSRRKKFREIRQEDWVVIQTPWWGNQSAVVNTIDREFKISCWKNQNQTGGEPRAKIQTPEENDQKKDRDEDGTDTLVLEAENQGLLRSEMDEEIHPAGRKNEEQFGDENRADIQVPGKRNTQGFKGENGTMTQELGGGNQGQLGNEFLGNICIPQCKNREHIRSKDGANTQIYEAGNWGELTSKIDGETHLAGWKKVEHVGGESSIEILLQGMRNLREAEGEGGTETWAGGERSQSQLGSDVHCKIQLSEWKNQKQMEGKDGTEIQAPKKRKQREPEDEDDVKTQRPERENQGQLENVTGSSHYPGMGSSGQTGGENIAEKKASEKKNQREAGIESGRKIHRLRKKNQRLLRSKVHRKTCSLECKVHRGTCSPEWKNEEDIGGGNAAEIQIQGKKNSRRTTGGDNTKMQTPVEDDQGQSRKEIDEVVQKQGQGNQKKGGDAAAAEIWTVGSQRKYRAEEAGGSQTPWRGDKNQIRGKDAMGDSPQGDCSSGERPTGRKCSLAWPWPTTLIDSRYEPPGQEQAAAVNSVAEAPCPEMKPCPHLGEVSLLAAGEGEHLTNQGIAPARDHNAQVSPASQQAQTGPRRKPQKHKRVDPEKTHSLMQQLQNPQSLVAPFGKPSACPSLLGGQVLQAATATAGVPTILTSPPKWPVLKKSKRLLLESLMRRRIAHLKWGLPRRILESYLLFNFFGSCSLPLAGVRLPELGKSQELQRQQEKRCEAQGSMPSFKSPERFQRISPQDGKNSKLPTQARALERCRPHRSESMGISIPPEKPRRVRSPGGTREPQIQEEAPQAKLPAPRNPRPSAESMNCCSPERDGEPSTENNRGRKMIRPEVSQKAERAPKGVKTSSTRASHGHWKKEHTPWEASQSPRHKCQQPTYQKRESLEPVEVRGAGQQPSSGPTDSSRFKGSLHSKTAKLSMTLLSKKSWSPQLAKPTNSAPSRSLRDPMLLPRVSYLHSGEEDSTKVHTASERDHQPPGHCSAGVPLHRTKSPQDQSPQRAPQNSSTPKKFGFMKHLRCFLFQCGLKK, encoded by the exons GTGCCATTGCAGAAGTGGGTAATGCCCTCCATGAGATGTGAAACTTTCTTTAGGCTAGCTCCTGAATTCTTCAGTCCTGGTGATTTCAGGGGCCTTGATGCTTATGTCCAACAATGGGTACAAAAGCAGAGATGGGGATGCCGAAGGAACCTCCTAGAATCATGGACCCAGTACCTGTTCTCTTCACGACATCTGTTTCAGGACCCATCTTGGGGTATTCACACCTCCCCTGAGCCCATCTTTTGTACCTCCTCCTTTTCAAGCACCTGCCCACTCTCTCAGGACAGTTCCTGGGAAGCATGGCATGTACCCTGGTGTCTCAGGGGCAGCCAGACTCACTCTGCCCTAGACACATGCCAAAGGATTGAGAGACAGCTGGTTCACTCCCAGGAGAATTTG ATTCACATGGAAGAGAATCAAGAAGAGTTAAGATGTAAAATAGATGCAGAGACCCAAACACCAGGGTGGGGATACCAGGATAAGAGTGGAAGTAAGGATGCTTTGGAGATTCAAACATTTgagaggaagaataagaaagagcccggagaggaggaagagggacagATTCAGGCCCATGGACTGGGGAAGCAGGGCCAGACTGGAGATGAGAATGCTGAAGAGACTCGGAGTCCACAGCATGGGAGAGGTGATACTGGTGCAGAAAATgaggcagaagaagaaagaaacaaggacCAGGTTGGAAATAAGGGTGCTGTGCAAACCCCGACATCTGGGAGGGAGAACCTAGAAGATGTCAAACAAGAGAATAGAGCAGAGAcccaggccctggggtggggaaAAGAGGAATGCAGCAGAAGTGAGAATATTACAGAAACCCAGGCACTGGTCGGGGAGAAACAGGGTCAGGGTGGAGGTGAGAATGCCAGAGCGACTCAAGCATCTAGGGGAGAGAAACAGGAACTATTAATACATGTCATGCAAGCGAGGCAGGGAAACCAAGGCCTGGCAAGAGGAGAGGAATCTGTGCAACCCAGGGTATCCAGGAGAAAGAAGTTCAGGGAGATAAGACAGGAGGACTGGGTGGTAATCCAGACACCCTGGTGGGGAAACCAGAGCGCAGTAGTGAATACAATTGACAGAGAATTCAAGATATCATGTTGGAAGAATCAGAACCAAACTGGAGGTGAACCCAGAGCAAAAATTCAGACACCAGAGGAGAATGATCAGAAAAAGGATAGAGATGAAGACGGTACAGATACCCTGGTACTTGAGGCAGAGAACCAGGGACTACTAAGAAGTGAAATGGATGAGGAGATCCATCCAGCAGGAAGGAAGAATGAGGAACAATTTGGAGATGAGAATAGAGCAGACATTCAGGTACCAGGGAAGAGAAATACACAAGGGTTTAAAGGCGAGAATGGTACAATGACCCAGGAACTTGGGGGAGGAAACCAGGGTCAGTTAGGAAATGAATTCCTTGGAAATATTTGCATACCACAGTGTAAGAATCGGGAGCATATTAGAAGCAAGGATGGTGCAAACACCCAGATATATGAGGCAGGGAACTGGGGAGAATTAACAAGTAAAATTGATGGAGAAACCCATTTAGCAGGGTGGAAGAAAGTAGAGCATGTTGGGGGTGAGAGTAGTATAGAAATTCTGTTACAAGGGATGAGAAACCTGAGAGAAGCAGAAGGGGAGGGTGGTACAGAAACCTGGGCAGGTGGGGAGAGAAGCCAGAGTCAGTTAGGAAGTGATGTGCATTGCAAGATCCAGTTATCAGAATGGAAAAACCAGAAGCAGATGGAAGGTAAGGATGGAACAGAAATTCAAGCcccaaagaagagaaaacagagagaacCGGAAGATGAGGATGATGTAAAAACCCAGAGGCCTGAGAGAGAGAaccagggacaattggagaatgTAACTGGAAGCAGCCATTACCCAGGAATGGGGAGCTCAGGGCAGACTGGAGGAGAGAACATTGCAGAAAAAAAGGCATCAGAGAAGAAAAACCAGAGAGAGGCTGGAATTGAGAGTGGTAGAAAAATCCACAGACTTAGGAAGAAAAATCAGAGGCTGCTAAGAAGTAAAGTTCATAGAAAGACCTGTTCCTTGGAATGTAAAGTTCATAGAGGGACCTGTTCACCAGAATGGAAGAACGAGGAAGACATTGGAGGTGGGAATGCTgcagaaattcaaatacaagggaaaaaaaactcaagaagGACTACAGGTGGTGATAACACAAAGATGCAGACACCTGTGGAAGATGACCAGGGACAGTCAAGAAAGGAAATTGATGAAGTGGTCCAGAAACAAGGGCAAGGAAACCAGAAGAAGGGTggagatgctgctgctgcagaaATCTGGActgtagggagccagagaaagtACAGAGCTGAGGAGGCTGGAGGGTCTCAAACACCATGGAGAGGAGACAAGAACCAAATCAGAGGAAAGGATGCTATGGGGGACAGTCCCCAAGGTGACTGTTCTTCAGGTGAGAGGCCCACAGGCAGGAAATGCAGCCTGGCATGGCCATGGCCAACCACCCTCATTGACTCTAGATATGAACCGCCGGGACAAGAACAGGCAGCAGCTGTAAACAGTGTAGCTGAGGCTCCCTGTCCTGAGATGAAGCCTTGCCCCCACTTGGGTGAAGTTTCCCTGCTGGCTGCTGGGGAGGGAGAGCATTTGACCAACCAGGGCATAGCCCCTGCCAGGGACCACAATGCCCAGGTCAGTCCAGCCTCCCAACAGGCCCAAACAGGACCCCGGAGGAAACCGCAAAAGCACAAAAGGGTGGATCCAGAAAAGACCCACAGTTTGATGCAGCAGCTCCAGAACCCACAGTCTCTGGTTGCTCCCTTTGGCAAGCCCTCTGCCTGCCCATCTCTCCTAGGCGGCCAAGTCCTCCAAGCTGCCACTGCTACGGCCGGTGTCCCCACTATCCTCACCAGCCCACCCAAGTGGCCAGTCCTCAAGAAGAGCAAACGACTACTCCTGGAGTCCCTCATGCGTCGAAGGATTGCACACCTGAAGTGGGGTCTCCCTCGGCGCATACTGGAATCTTATTTGCTCTTTAACTTCTTCGGATCTTGCTCACTACCCTTGGCTGGGGTGAGGCTGCCTGAATTAGGCAAAAGTCAGGAGCTCCAAAGGCAGCAGGAAAAACGTTGTGAGGCCCAGGGCTCCATGCCAAGCTTTAAATCCCCAGAGAGGTTCCAAAGGATTTCACCCCAGGATGGGAAAAACTCAAAACTTCCTACACAGGCCAGGGCTTTGGAGAGGTGTAGACCACACAGGTCAGAGTCAATGGGCATTTCCATTCCACCTGAGAAGCCCAGGAGAGTCAGATCACCAGGGGGCACCAGAGAACCACAGATCCAGGAAGAGGCCCCTCAGGCCAAGCTTCCTGCTCCCAGGAATCCCAGGCCATCAGCAGAGTCTATGAACTGCTGCTCCCCAGAAAGGGATGGAGAGCCTTCCACTGAGAACAACAGGGGCAGGAAAATGATCAGGCCAGAGGTCTCCCAGAAGGCAGAGAGGGCTCCCAAAGGAGTGAAGACCTCATCCACCAGAGCCAGCCATGGCCACTGGAAGAAGGAGCACACACCCTGGGAGGCCTCTCAGTCTCCCAGACATAAATGTCAGCAGCCTACATACCAGAAAAGAGAAAGCCTGGAGCCTGTGGAGGTCAGAGGAGCTGGGCAGCAGCCTTCCTCCGGTCCCACAGACTCCTCCAGGTTTAAAGGAAGTCTCCACTCTAAGACAGCCAAGCTGAGTATGACCCTTCTGAGTAAAAAGTCCTGGTCCCCACAGCTAGCCAAGCCCACGAACTCAGCCCCCAGTCGAAGCCTAAGGGATCCTATGCTACTTCCTAGAGTGAGTTACCTTCACTCAGGGGAGGAGGACAGCACGAAAGTCCATACTGCTTCGGAGAGGGACCATCAACCACCAGGGCACTGCAGTGCTGGGGTTCCTCTGCATAGGACAAAGAGCCCCCAGGATCAGAGCCCCCAAAGGGCTCCACAGAATTCATCAACCCCTAAAAAGTTTGGTTTTATGAAGCATTTGAGATGTTTTCTCTTCCAATGTGGCCTTAAAAAGTAG